In a single window of the Dinghuibacter silviterrae genome:
- a CDS encoding TonB-dependent receptor domain-containing protein yields MIRPITLLLLTVFCHIQLIASAQNANVVKGQVNDENGQPVTSASVFAKNQSTGLTTATQTDSLGIFTYRNLPAGGPYSFVVSHVGFQTQTISGYTIKADADISLLIKLKAVENGLNEIIVTGRAGALNRTKLQTSYSVTSIGYNALSLQGPTSVTESLKSVPGFWVEATGGEASGNIRARGVPVDGFGSIQLMEDGIPVQHDPALGYLNADQAFRLDETIQSIEVVRGGPSSVFYSNAPAGAVNYIPRAVGDKTEGVFKLSLGGDNLMREDVWVGAPIGDDWKISAGGFYRTESGVRNPGYTGNHGGQFRVSLGKSWEKTSFNLDFKQMNDDVVFYTDMPMTYNSKGKIVAVSGFDGNYGAIAGAETQRMNMIQADSSLYHFDNTVGTSVNRSQVTVKFQTEFSDNWILKNSLRFNNTQTQRNGVYALNLLTADSFYKAQAPLLTQAPGAQQLGFQYVTTGKLFDNAGQNGNGMVIQGGLRGITMPMTEVMNDLHLSHVFVTGSSKHDFNLGYYYAHFSQNFSRYSSKVYLDVQNNSRLLNIVALDGNGNIVHTYSNNGVSQYGYEWADANGEQTTNALYVSDEWQITHAFRLDGGLRWENAQTDGVVEQSQSVNLGTYATSSITTGNGVWQGYNHHFNYTTWTLGADYQLSENMGLFGRYTSAARIPGFGTYYTNVNANAVIQTMELGEVGFKYARRLFAFYGTGFWTKYNNVGFTNEVSTLNGFTSVNANANTQTFGLELEGALYPVKWFDVSATATYQHGVYEGYEVDAVSGGTLTQKANYDGNQLIRVPHTSIRAVPGFNLFRNKLRLQSAIEYEGKRYTDVANSQVLPAYTKVDIDASVKLTKEITVFGVIDNLTNSLGLTEGNPRQGEIQSAEANQYIFLARPLLGRSFKISFRYKF; encoded by the coding sequence ATGATCAGACCAATTACGCTGCTATTGTTGACAGTTTTCTGTCATATTCAATTGATTGCCAGTGCCCAAAATGCCAATGTGGTCAAGGGGCAGGTCAATGACGAGAACGGGCAGCCGGTGACCAGCGCTTCTGTTTTTGCAAAAAACCAAAGCACCGGTCTTACCACGGCGACACAAACAGACTCTTTGGGTATTTTCACTTATCGCAATCTGCCCGCGGGAGGTCCTTATTCCTTTGTTGTTTCCCATGTGGGTTTTCAAACCCAAACGATATCCGGCTATACCATAAAAGCGGATGCCGACATCTCCCTTTTGATAAAATTAAAAGCGGTAGAGAACGGGTTGAATGAAATTATTGTGACCGGGCGTGCCGGTGCTTTAAACCGTACCAAACTGCAAACAAGCTATTCCGTCACCAGTATCGGGTATAATGCACTGAGCTTACAGGGGCCGACCAGCGTGACCGAGTCGTTGAAATCGGTACCTGGTTTTTGGGTGGAAGCAACTGGGGGTGAGGCGAGTGGTAATATCAGGGCAAGGGGTGTTCCTGTGGATGGTTTCGGATCCATTCAATTGATGGAAGACGGAATTCCTGTACAACATGACCCGGCCTTGGGTTACCTGAATGCGGACCAGGCATTTCGTCTCGATGAGACCATTCAATCCATTGAAGTGGTTCGTGGCGGCCCTTCTTCTGTTTTTTATTCCAATGCACCGGCGGGCGCGGTGAACTATATTCCCCGTGCCGTTGGCGATAAAACGGAGGGCGTTTTCAAGCTGAGCCTGGGCGGTGATAACCTGATGAGGGAAGATGTATGGGTAGGCGCTCCGATCGGTGATGACTGGAAAATTTCCGCCGGTGGATTTTACCGCACGGAGTCAGGGGTGCGTAATCCCGGGTACACCGGTAATCACGGTGGGCAATTCAGGGTTTCCCTTGGCAAGAGTTGGGAAAAAACATCCTTTAATCTTGACTTCAAGCAAATGAATGATGATGTGGTGTTTTATACAGACATGCCGATGACCTATAATAGTAAAGGGAAGATCGTGGCGGTATCGGGTTTTGATGGCAATTACGGAGCGATCGCCGGTGCGGAAACGCAAAGAATGAACATGATCCAGGCGGACAGCAGTCTTTATCATTTTGACAATACGGTGGGCACGTCTGTAAACAGGAGCCAGGTTACCGTTAAATTTCAGACGGAATTCTCCGACAATTGGATTTTAAAGAATTCGCTTCGTTTCAACAATACACAAACCCAGCGCAATGGTGTATACGCGCTTAACTTGTTAACCGCCGATTCGTTTTATAAAGCACAGGCACCGTTATTGACACAAGCGCCGGGGGCGCAGCAACTGGGGTTTCAATACGTCACCACAGGCAAGTTGTTTGACAATGCCGGTCAAAACGGCAATGGCATGGTGATTCAAGGTGGTTTGCGGGGCATTACGATGCCTATGACGGAAGTGATGAATGACCTTCACCTGTCACACGTTTTTGTAACGGGGTCTTCAAAACACGATTTTAACCTGGGCTACTATTACGCGCACTTCAGTCAAAACTTCAGCAGGTATTCTTCAAAGGTGTACCTGGACGTTCAAAATAATTCGAGGTTGTTGAATATTGTCGCCCTGGATGGCAACGGGAATATCGTACATACCTATTCCAATAACGGGGTCTCCCAGTATGGATATGAGTGGGCGGATGCCAACGGCGAACAGACCACCAACGCGCTTTATGTCAGTGATGAATGGCAGATTACCCATGCCTTCCGGCTTGACGGCGGATTGCGCTGGGAAAACGCGCAAACGGACGGCGTTGTAGAACAATCCCAATCCGTAAACCTGGGCACGTATGCGACGTCCTCCATAACCACCGGAAACGGGGTATGGCAGGGCTATAACCATCATTTTAACTACACCACCTGGACGCTGGGCGCGGATTATCAGCTTTCGGAAAACATGGGGCTCTTTGGCAGATATACTTCCGCTGCGCGTATTCCCGGATTTGGTACGTACTACACCAATGTGAATGCAAACGCAGTTATCCAAACCATGGAACTCGGCGAAGTCGGCTTCAAATATGCGCGCAGGCTTTTCGCTTTTTATGGTACGGGATTCTGGACTAAGTATAACAACGTAGGTTTCACGAATGAAGTGAGCACTTTGAACGGATTTACTTCCGTAAACGCGAACGCCAATACGCAGACTTTTGGTCTTGAATTGGAGGGGGCTCTTTACCCGGTAAAGTGGTTTGATGTATCCGCCACGGCGACCTACCAGCATGGGGTATACGAAGGATATGAAGTAGATGCCGTTTCCGGGGGTACACTCACCCAAAAAGCCAATTACGACGGGAATCAGCTGATCAGGGTACCGCACACCTCCATCAGGGCGGTTCCGGGTTTCAATCTTTTCCGCAACAAACTTCGCTTGCAATCGGCCATAGAATATGAGGGGAAAAGGTATACCGATGTGGCGAACTCCCAGGTACTTCCGGCCTATACGAAAGTGGATATAGATGCATCGGTTAAATTGACCAAAGAAATTACCGTTTTTGGCGTCATTGATAATCTTACGAATTCGCTGGGTCTTACCGAAGGCAATCCGCGCCAGGGGGAGATCCAAAGCGCCGAGGCAAATCAATATATATTTTTGGCGCGTCCACTGCTGGGGAGGAGCTTTAAAATTTCCTTCAGATACAAGTTTTAA
- a CDS encoding CehA/McbA family metallohydrolase, whose product MVWLLLLVATLPYKILKGKVERKDFHTYIERSFTLPKGVKRLRIEFSYDGREQRTAIDIGLMDPERFRGWSGGARNTFTISEEEATPGYLPGVLPAGQWTLLLGVPNIREGVVSNYEARIYINESSDKPIHTEAGWYRGDLHIHSGHSDGKCAAQSGVAVPCPVYRVVETAVNKGLDFIAVTDHNTTSQADALRELQPAFDKILLVPGREITTFYGHANIFGVTDFIDFRTTDATYAAARGWMNAVNKSGGIISINHPGLPSGENCMGCGWQIKDIPDKVITAVEVVNGATMNHSIGGWDLWHQMLNSGQHVTAIGGSDDHHAENIGTPTTVIYMKALSVQGLIDGIRSGRVFIDMEGDKNHFLDVLATHGRDTVYMGGVLKVAPSDTINVTAYVKGVSGGKVEFIMDGQINPALSRDIASNDEKIQVDPESHWHTMYVKVLDKEGKLALVGNPVYVDTQCAEPDSRRR is encoded by the coding sequence GTGGTCTGGCTCTTATTACTGGTAGCTACCCTTCCTTACAAAATCCTAAAAGGCAAAGTAGAGAGAAAGGATTTCCACACGTATATAGAGCGGTCTTTTACTTTACCCAAAGGTGTCAAACGGCTTAGGATAGAATTTTCGTATGACGGGCGGGAGCAGCGTACGGCCATCGATATCGGGCTTATGGATCCGGAGCGCTTCAGGGGATGGAGCGGCGGCGCCAGAAATACTTTTACCATCAGCGAGGAAGAGGCGACCCCCGGATATTTACCGGGGGTTCTTCCTGCTGGACAATGGACGCTTTTACTGGGCGTCCCCAATATCCGGGAGGGCGTGGTGTCCAATTATGAGGCGCGTATTTACATAAATGAGTCTTCTGACAAGCCCATCCATACGGAGGCCGGGTGGTATAGGGGCGATCTTCATATACACAGTGGACATAGTGATGGTAAATGTGCCGCGCAATCCGGTGTAGCGGTTCCCTGCCCTGTGTACCGGGTGGTGGAAACCGCGGTGAACAAGGGCCTGGATTTTATTGCAGTAACAGACCACAATACGACGTCCCAGGCTGACGCGCTACGCGAATTGCAACCGGCGTTTGATAAGATACTGCTGGTACCCGGGCGGGAAATCACTACATTTTATGGACACGCCAATATATTCGGGGTGACGGATTTTATCGATTTTAGAACGACGGACGCCACCTATGCCGCTGCGCGGGGCTGGATGAACGCCGTCAACAAAAGCGGGGGAATCATATCGATCAATCATCCGGGTCTTCCATCGGGAGAGAATTGTATGGGATGCGGGTGGCAAATAAAGGACATTCCGGATAAAGTCATCACCGCTGTGGAGGTCGTCAATGGCGCCACCATGAACCATAGCATAGGCGGCTGGGATCTCTGGCATCAAATGCTGAATAGCGGGCAGCATGTCACCGCCATAGGCGGCAGCGATGATCACCATGCTGAAAACATTGGAACACCCACCACGGTCATTTATATGAAAGCGCTGTCGGTGCAAGGATTAATCGATGGGATCCGGAGTGGGAGGGTTTTTATAGATATGGAAGGGGATAAAAATCATTTCCTTGATGTATTGGCTACCCATGGGAGGGATACGGTGTATATGGGAGGCGTGTTAAAGGTGGCGCCTTCAGATACCATTAATGTAACGGCCTATGTGAAAGGTGTCTCCGGAGGGAAAGTGGAATTTATCATGGACGGGCAGATAAACCCGGCATTGAGCCGGGATATTGCGTCGAACGACGAAAAAATCCAGGTGGATCCGGAAAGTCATTGGCACACGATGTATGTAAAGGTGCTGGATAAGGAAGGGAAGCTGGCTCTTGTGGGCAACCCTGTATATGTGGACACCCAGTGTGCGGAACCGGACAGTCGCCGGCGCTAA
- a CDS encoding ABC transporter permease — translation MFRNYFTIAIRNLQKHRSQSIINIAGLAAGMAISLLIGLWIADEFSFDHYHSNHRRIVQVMVHHEVTGAMRQRAIAAGYTQMAGYTISTALGPALAKGYDDVFQKTGMISDDGSSLLNVGDKAIAVNGQWAQYTIPEIFTFHILAGSGSALKDPSTMLISQSTATALFGHADPIGKIIRRNNNSTFFVGGVYEDLPENSTFYQMGILLPWENTEAAWLNRNADWSDHSAHLYGLLAGNTTPEQATARIKELPTHGAYIAWPRNPEVKETLMTYPLDRIHLHGDFKWGIPDGGRVQFVWFFGMIGTFVLLLACINFMNLSTARSEQRAKEVGIRKTIGSLRSQLIAQFLGESILLALLAFVLAAGLAYFSLPFFNGIAAKHLQFPADSLAFWAVALGFTLLTGILAGSYPAFYLSAFRPVRVLKGLFRAGRAAALPRQVLVTLQFTVSLSLIIGTIIVFRQIQVAKDRPVGYTREGLITVPINTDTLQHRADAVRNELLATGMVAGVAESSLPTTSFGNGNSLEWEGQTEDQKYLNFHNVSITPEFGRTVGWTVLQGRDLSRDFATDTSAMLINMAALKYAGFKNPIGQRVKFYGKPYTIVGVVNDMLANSPYEPIEPAIFLGDGWMGDFTIRLQPGKPVHAALAAIEAVFKKFNPASPFIYHFNDEVYAQKFATETRIGDLAAVFAGLAIFISCLGLFGLASFVAEQRTKEIGVRKVLGAGVLTLWALLSKDFLRLVILSMFISMPLVFIGMHRWLQHYAYRAPLSWWIFASAGAGILLITLATVSFQSLRAALMNPVRSLRTE, via the coding sequence ATGTTCAGGAACTACTTTACCATCGCCATACGCAACCTTCAGAAACACCGGTCGCAATCGATCATCAACATCGCAGGCCTTGCTGCCGGTATGGCCATCTCCCTGCTCATTGGCCTGTGGATCGCCGACGAGTTTTCCTTCGACCATTACCACAGCAACCACCGCCGCATCGTCCAGGTCATGGTCCACCATGAAGTGACCGGCGCCATGCGTCAGCGTGCCATCGCCGCGGGGTATACCCAGATGGCAGGGTATACCATATCCACTGCGCTCGGGCCCGCCCTGGCCAAGGGCTATGACGACGTTTTTCAAAAGACCGGCATGATCTCGGATGATGGGTCTTCTTTGCTCAACGTCGGCGACAAAGCCATCGCCGTCAATGGACAATGGGCCCAATACACCATTCCGGAGATCTTCACCTTCCATATTTTGGCCGGATCTGGCAGCGCCCTCAAGGACCCGTCCACCATGCTCATATCGCAAAGTACCGCCACCGCGCTTTTCGGTCATGCCGACCCGATCGGCAAGATCATCCGGCGGAACAACAACTCGACATTTTTCGTGGGCGGTGTCTATGAGGACCTGCCCGAGAACAGCACCTTCTACCAAATGGGTATCCTCCTGCCCTGGGAAAACACCGAGGCTGCCTGGCTCAACAGGAACGCCGACTGGAGCGATCATAGCGCCCACCTTTACGGCCTGCTCGCGGGCAATACAACCCCCGAACAGGCGACCGCCCGGATCAAAGAGCTCCCTACCCATGGCGCCTATATCGCCTGGCCGCGCAACCCGGAAGTAAAAGAAACCCTGATGACCTACCCGCTGGACCGTATTCATCTTCACGGCGACTTTAAATGGGGCATACCTGACGGCGGCCGCGTCCAGTTCGTATGGTTTTTTGGCATGATCGGAACCTTTGTGCTCCTCCTGGCCTGTATCAATTTTATGAACCTGTCGACCGCGCGCAGTGAACAACGGGCCAAAGAGGTCGGTATCCGCAAAACCATCGGTTCCCTCCGCAGCCAGTTGATCGCCCAGTTTCTCGGCGAATCCATCCTGCTTGCCCTGCTGGCGTTCGTGTTGGCCGCCGGCCTCGCTTACTTCAGCCTGCCCTTCTTTAACGGCATCGCCGCCAAACACCTGCAATTTCCGGCAGACAGCCTGGCATTCTGGGCCGTAGCCCTGGGCTTTACCCTGTTGACCGGTATCCTCGCCGGCAGCTACCCGGCCTTCTATCTCTCGGCGTTCCGGCCGGTAAGGGTCCTCAAGGGCCTCTTCCGCGCCGGCCGCGCTGCCGCACTGCCCCGCCAGGTGCTGGTGACGCTCCAATTCACCGTCTCGCTATCGCTCATTATCGGCACCATCATCGTCTTCCGCCAGATCCAGGTCGCTAAAGACCGCCCCGTCGGCTATACACGCGAAGGACTCATCACCGTGCCCATCAACACCGATACCCTGCAACACCGGGCCGATGCGGTACGCAATGAGCTATTGGCTACCGGAATGGTCGCTGGTGTCGCCGAATCCTCCCTCCCGACCACTTCATTTGGGAATGGCAACTCGCTGGAATGGGAAGGACAGACGGAAGATCAAAAGTATTTGAATTTCCACAACGTCAGTATCACCCCTGAATTCGGGCGCACCGTGGGTTGGACCGTCCTGCAGGGCCGCGACCTCTCCCGGGACTTCGCCACCGACACCAGCGCCATGCTGATCAATATGGCCGCCCTCAAATACGCCGGCTTCAAAAACCCGATCGGTCAACGCGTCAAATTCTATGGTAAACCCTACACCATCGTTGGTGTCGTCAACGATATGCTGGCCAACTCACCTTACGAGCCCATCGAACCCGCTATTTTCCTCGGCGACGGCTGGATGGGTGATTTCACCATCCGCCTCCAGCCCGGCAAACCCGTGCACGCCGCGCTGGCCGCCATCGAAGCGGTCTTCAAAAAGTTCAACCCCGCCAGCCCCTTTATCTATCACTTTAACGACGAGGTGTATGCGCAGAAGTTTGCCACCGAGACCCGTATCGGGGACCTCGCCGCCGTCTTCGCCGGGCTCGCCATCTTCATCTCCTGTCTTGGTCTTTTCGGTCTTGCTTCGTTCGTAGCCGAACAGCGCACAAAAGAGATCGGCGTGCGCAAGGTCCTTGGCGCGGGTGTACTCACCCTTTGGGCCCTTTTGTCAAAAGATTTCCTGCGTCTCGTCATCCTATCCATGTTTATCTCGATGCCCCTCGTCTTCATCGGCATGCACCGTTGGCTGCAGCACTACGCTTACCGCGCGCCCCTTTCCTGGTGGATCTTTGCTTCCGCCGGTGCCGGCATCCTGTTGATCACGCTCGCGACGGTCAGCTTCCAGTCGCTGAGGGCTGCACTGATGAATCCGGTGCGGAGCCTGCGCACGGAATGA
- a CDS encoding glycoside hydrolase family 5 protein → MSLRSKFFFALLALGPLTLRAQTLPRIHSMGNRFVNTQGDTVLFRGLSVADPDKIEREGHWNPALFEHVRDMGATLVRLPVHPSAWRARTPQRYLVLLDSAVRWCGRIGLYVDIDWHSIGNLETGLFQDQIYNTSLQETFSFWRTIAQHFTGNSTVAFYELFNEPTTYNGQLGRVSWSTWKKTNEDLIHLVRSFDRQTVPLVAGFDWAYDLTPLHEEPIDAEGIGYVVHPYPFKRGQPWEPRWDEDFGFAAGKYPVIATEIGFEWKEGDPADGAEHYGTRITQYLEQHGISWVAWVYETTWWPGMLKSWDTWELTGCGRFFRGAMHAAGR, encoded by the coding sequence ATGTCGCTCCGTTCCAAGTTCTTTTTTGCACTACTTGCCCTGGGCCCCCTGACCCTTCGGGCGCAAACCCTCCCCCGCATCCACAGCATGGGGAACCGTTTTGTCAATACCCAGGGAGATACCGTCCTTTTCCGCGGTTTGTCCGTGGCCGATCCCGATAAGATCGAACGGGAGGGACACTGGAACCCGGCGCTTTTTGAACACGTCCGGGATATGGGGGCCACGCTGGTCCGTCTCCCGGTCCACCCCTCCGCCTGGAGAGCCCGAACACCCCAACGCTACCTGGTCCTTTTGGATTCCGCCGTACGCTGGTGCGGCCGCATCGGCCTGTATGTGGACATCGACTGGCACTCCATCGGCAACCTGGAGACGGGGCTTTTCCAGGACCAGATATACAACACGAGCCTGCAGGAGACCTTTTCTTTCTGGCGGACCATCGCCCAACACTTCACCGGCAACAGCACCGTTGCCTTTTACGAGCTTTTTAACGAACCCACCACCTATAACGGCCAACTGGGCCGGGTCAGTTGGTCCACATGGAAAAAGACCAACGAGGACCTCATCCACCTGGTCCGGTCCTTCGACCGCCAAACGGTTCCCCTGGTCGCCGGTTTTGACTGGGCGTATGACCTGACGCCCCTGCACGAAGAACCCATCGACGCCGAGGGGATCGGCTATGTGGTACACCCCTACCCCTTCAAACGCGGTCAACCCTGGGAGCCCCGCTGGGACGAGGACTTTGGTTTTGCCGCCGGCAAATACCCCGTCATTGCCACCGAGATCGGCTTTGAATGGAAGGAAGGCGACCCCGCCGACGGCGCGGAACACTACGGCACCCGGATCACCCAATACCTGGAGCAACACGGCATCAGCTGGGTGGCATGGGTGTACGAGACCACCTGGTGGCCGGGGATGCTGAAGTCATGGGATACCTGGGAGCTGACGGGGTGCGGGAGGTTCTTCCGCGGGGCGATGCACGCGGCGGGGCGCTGA
- a CDS encoding RNA polymerase sigma factor, whose protein sequence is MEELHCMAGFNAGNEKALQHIFDLFYERLRFFARGITQNDIQAEDVVQEAFIQLWSKKEGFNSLRAVKAFLYLAVKNSSRNLLKHDKVVARHAPFLQSGLAGETVLHRMIEAEVLADVRAALDRLPEGCREVIHLCYFEGLRNHEAARRLEVSINTIKTQKLRGLRMLRLGLRHFLFFCLWGVLFCHPFCPFGCF, encoded by the coding sequence ATGGAGGAATTGCACTGCATGGCCGGATTCAATGCCGGGAACGAAAAGGCGCTCCAGCATATATTCGACCTTTTTTATGAACGTCTTCGTTTTTTTGCCCGGGGTATCACCCAAAACGATATCCAGGCGGAAGACGTCGTCCAGGAGGCGTTTATACAATTATGGTCCAAAAAGGAGGGGTTTAACAGCCTCCGGGCCGTCAAGGCATTTCTTTACCTGGCCGTCAAAAACAGCAGCCGTAATTTATTGAAGCACGACAAAGTCGTTGCCCGTCATGCACCGTTTCTGCAGTCCGGCCTCGCCGGAGAAACGGTCCTCCACCGGATGATCGAGGCCGAGGTCCTGGCGGATGTACGCGCGGCCCTCGACCGGCTGCCGGAGGGCTGCCGGGAAGTCATCCACCTTTGTTATTTCGAAGGCCTGCGGAACCACGAAGCGGCCCGCCGCCTGGAGGTATCTATTAATACCATCAAAACCCAAAAGCTCCGCGGCCTGCGGATGCTGCGGCTGGGGCTGCGACATTTCCTGTTTTTTTGCCTGTGGGGTGTCCTCTTCTGTCACCCGTTTTGCCCTTTCGGTTGTTTTTAA